The genome window AGTGGTTTTGTAGACATTTCTTTGAAATAATACAACAAATACAGTTATCTCTTAATGCGAACTAAACATAACATATTAAcagattaataaaatatatacagaTATAAATTTGATACATAAAATGAGTAGTTGTACATAAAatatattgtaaaaaataatggtAGAAACGCACTTAAAGTAtcacaaataataaatgtgtTGATACACTTAAAACgaagaaaaacaacaaatcggtgcaatttcaaagaaaaaattgtacattgaAGGACACAACTAATGTTACATTGAATTAGGTAACTATTACAGAATcggatttttttacattattacTTGTTTTAGGCAGTCACAATTGATATGAGACATTGGTGTTTTGGGGTATGGTCCCTCAATTCTAAAGGTACCAATCGTACGAGAAAAACAGTCCTAACACACCCACgtttactgtaaataactcaataaaaaattatatacagAGGCGAAATGATTGTATGTACAGGATACATATGGCTGTAGATACTTTCTAATGTGGTGCCAGTCTGTTTTACTATCACAGAACGTGTATAATACtcattacaaaataataaaaacaaaaacgtaGCTATGTTGCGGATGGGTGGTGTCGATCACAACAGAGGACCTGATTTACACGAATAAACGTACACAGAAAGTCGAGTTCTCGCGGATGACACATGTGGCGCTCACGTCGAGCTCTTCCTCTCGGTGCTGGTCTGTCTGACGAGCGTCCTGCCGCTGTCCAGACTCTGCCTGTGCAGACTCAACCTGGGACTCTCTTGTACTAACTCAGGATCGGAATTGTTCAAATGTAAAGCTTTACAGAGGCCGTGCCGCAAAGAGGTGGAGATCTTGGAGAGGGAGCCGCTCTGTCAGGGCAAGATCTCGACGTAGTTCTCCGGTATGAGCCCCGTCTTGCCGTTGAGCGTGCCCTCGAGCCATCCCGGCTCTTGCGAATTTTTCACTGGAAACAAAAGTGCAACATTCGCGTCGAGACAACTCGATACGTACCGTTCGTTATGATCTGATTCGGTTCGAAAGACAACTCTCCGTCGTGCTCGCCCAAACACGCATACAACGTTCGCACTCGCCTAGAAGGTACAATGAAACGCTTTAAGCCTCGGCTTGATAGTTTATTTACAACAGTTGTACATGACATGCAGCTGACAGTCTAGGTCTactaatatgtatgtacagtgCGCACGGACGAGTACAGATGGCGCCCGAAACAAACATGCGATTAACGCGAAACAGAGGGCGCCTCTGCACGAAACAAAAACTTCCGATCTATCGTTTGGTCTTTCTAACAAAGACACTCTTCAAGTTGGGGCTGTGCAAAAAAAACGAACATTAGTACGATCATGCGACCATCATGCGGAAGCCACAAGCTTGACGAAAAAGATCTTACCGGACCCTGGTCAAGGAAGGACTAGATCTCCCAGAAGCTGTTAGATAATTAGTCTCTTTGCGCAGTTGTGTGCTGGTCAAACAGGACGCATCAGAAATTTTGTTAGTAGTCGAGGTAAGGAAGAGTGTGCCGCGATCAAGCCCCCCTAGCTACGACCCCGGATACTTACACATCTCCCGGCGATTTGTATCCCTTGGGGTACGCCATGTAGATGTTGGATCTCTCGCTCTTCTTGGGAGTGGTGACGTAAGTGTTGCCGTCTCGAGACGTCGACGAGACCGACTCGTTCGAACTGCTGGTACTGTTAGGTACTGAAACTACAACTAAATTACCTCGTGAAGCCGAACCCCCCTGAACAGTTAGTGAGTGAATTAGCTCGAATGAATAAGCTTCGGCAAGCTGGTGGACGAGTCCACTCTTTTGTTCCGAGAATCGACCGGGTGAAAACGAGCGTCCGATTCGTTTTCACCCGGACGCCCTCTGGTGTCAGTAAGTTAGAACCCCGCTGCCCATATCTTAAAAAAGCGAATTGCTTACTAATGCGGTTGAAAGGTCTGAAGTACGTGGGACTGTGACTAGGTAAGTTTGGAATATTACTTTCAGACTGAGAAGACACTGTCGGTATAAAACGTTGCATAGATTTTTGGGGGATTTTCTGTTGAAAGTTAGGACCTAGATGCTCGCTGCGAGTCATCGCGTGGGGGTACGCCCCGTTGGCGGACTCGTGGACGCTGTACAAGCTCGAACACATGTTGGCCGGCACCGGTTCCTCGTAGTAAgccttcaccgtctaaaacaACAACACAAGTCAAAACACTCCGGTCGAATCGCCGCCACCGACTTACGCAAGTCATGTGCGGCCTCATGTAGGGCTGCCCCACGTGATTGGAATGATTCGAATTGTAGTTGCGGTAGAGGTCGACACCTTCCGGGGCGTAGTTCGCCACCTGGTGGTCCCCCGCGTGCTTGTAATTAATACCCGGGGGTTGGTTCCGCGGTGACGTGTTTTCGCTCGGGAGAGTCTTGTCGGGCTCGCTGTTGAAGATCTTGTCGTAGTTCTCGATCAAGATCTCCACCACGATGTTGTAGAACTTGAGGTCCATGATCGAGGCGACCGTTTCTTCTTCCGGTCTGAGGAGAGTCGGCCCGAAACAGACCCCCAAGTTGCTCACGGTCATCAAGTTCTTCTCCGACTTGGCTGCAACACTGAAACAATCGTTGTCACACGCTACCGTCGCCACATCTGTCACGACTCACTTCGCCAAGTGCTTCAGGAGGAGTTTCAACACCTCGAAGTTGGTCTTGGGCAGTCGGTGGACCAGCGTGTGGACGTCGTGTATCCTCAACTGTCTGGTCTCGTTCTCTGTAAAAATCATCAGTCAGCAAGTGTTACCAACACCAAGTGACAGACTCACTGACTGCCGCTATGAACCCGTTGTGGTACTTGTAGGTCATCAGAGGTTCCGGCAGGTTCCGCAGGTAACTCTTGAGGGCGCTGGTGATGGTCTTGGTCTCCCACTCTTGAGGGTCGTCTAGCGACGACAGTTTGTCACTTTTCCTCCGATCCAGTCCCATGTTTAGCAACTTGTTCACTTTGGACGTGACCCCGACCACTCGGTACATCCCTTGCTCCTCCAAGCCCCGATTCTCCAACACTTCTATGCACTTCTTGACGAACTGGATGCCCACGTCGTCGAGTACCCTCTCTTCGGAGTTCTGAGCCTTGTTGATACCTGGTGCCGTGTACGTCTGAAAATTGCGATGAAGAAATCGCCTcaaagattttgaaaaagcaGTACCGGCTCTTTCCCGTCCATGATGTCCATCCAGGCTTTCCTGTCTTGCTCTGAGAGGGCCTGCAAGGTAAACGCGACTCCCGGTTTCGCGTCCAGCTGGATGTCGAAACAGAACCTCTTGTCTATGGAGTCTGACATCCTCCGGACGCACGAAGTCAAGACCATGGTTTCCGGTTGGGAGACCGTCTTGGAGGTCAGCTGGTTGTAGGGCAACATGCTGAACTCTTTGGTCTCTTTGTCGTACTTGCAAAAGTGCTTGGTCCAAGTGGTACCGAAAGCTTCTGCAACAGATACGAGACTCGACAGTCGCGAATTCGTCTCTCCGAATCGGGGGGACTTACTTTTTTCCAAAAGAAACAGATAACCTTCCCTGCAACCTTTCGACTTTCTCACCGGTTTCTCTAAGTGCTGAACCTCTGCCATTCGTTTGCGCAACTTATTGCTGTAATCATCAAAGTTGGCTCTGGTGCGTTGTATCTTCTCCTGGAGGTCTTTCCTGTAGGGGTTAAAATCGGCGGCCACCTCGTGCCCTTGATGGTAGAAGGTGAGCCATCCGAACAGGAAAGTCAAAAGAGCTTCAACAAACTCGAACTTCTTTCTTTCGTGCACCTCCTGTATCAGGTAGACGTATTCCATGCTGGCCGTGAAGAAATGGCGTTCTGCCATGTCTACGGACGCGTCCGCCTGCAAAAAAATCACATCTCGCAAATTTCCCAAATCGATCCTTCGAGCCGGACAGTTGAATAAAACACGCCGACCCCTCTCCGTGTCAATTAAAACGCGCATTTTCCGACACCTACGCATTTTGTTGGGGAATTATTCACGACATCTTGACAGCTTCACGAGACGGCCAGGTGGAAAAACCACATTTCACTCTCGGACGCCGATTCGATTTTGTCACCTGTCACGGCatgcaaaattcaaaaacgtgGCCCATTTTCGGGGGACCTCGATTTGGAACTGGCTCGCGTCGGGCCATTACTGGGTGAAGGCGCAAACGCATACGTCCGTGACGTCACTTGATCGATACGCACCCACGCAAGTGACGTCACCGTTTACGATGGAACAACCCCCGGCGGATGGTGAATGGGATCGCCGATTGATTCACGCGGGGGCGGACGAGCGGCGGGGGCGGAAAAAATCGCACAAGCCGAGGCAAACCATCGCGGGTCGTAGATTGATTCGGCGTGACGGCTGACGGAGGCAACCCTCCTTTGTCGATTTGTTGCGCGGCGATgcgaaaaataaacaaaaatccaATCACGGTGAGGTCGGCGAACTCCGATACTACCTCGATGTGTGACAGATAACACTTTGGCAAATGTGCAAAGCTGTTTTCTTTCGTTTCTTTTATTCCGAGATTTGTTCACTTTTTCCCGGCAAATCTTCACTTCCTCTTTCTCACTTTTTGGTTTTGTTGGACGCCCAAAATAAGCACTTCCGTCGGAGATGGGAAGTGCTAATTTTACATGTCCCAAGGCCGGCGAAAATTCGGTGGCGTGTTTCGTGTAACACTCGTTCAAAACGAGAAACACACTCGagattaaaaacaaaacaaacctCTTGAAGCGAGTTGGGCTTCTTGGTGGTCAAATTGAGATACCTCTCCTGGCACTGGCAGAACTTGGCCGTCTGCTTCTCGAACTTCTTCTTCTCGTTCTTGACGCCGCCGATGCACTTCTTGCGGAAGTCCTCCAGGGGCTTGACCACGTGCGAGTAGACGTTCTCCAGCTGGAACAAGACGGAAACCGGTCGATGCGACTGACAGGCGATTACATCTCGATCGGGAGGAAAGGAGGAAATCCCGCCAGGGTTATGTAGGTTGCGGCCGGAACGATTGTGCACTGGGGTGGCAAGAGTGACTGAGCAAGTTGCATTTTTTCCcgacctggatttttccgcgCTACTTCATCGACACGCCGCTTCTTGTCGTCGTGGTGAACGCGCCCGTGTTTGTAAACAACGAGTCGATGCCAAAATTAATCGGGGAATCGCACGACCGACTCTGATTTGTTTCGTGCACTTTTCACACTTTTCTCCGGGCCGGCTATACAGTTACGGAAATTGCCGGTTCTGGTCTTGCTTTGCACGCGACACGCCTATGAAGCTTTTTCTTGCACAACATCCACTCGGGGCACCAAACGGCAAACGCCGATGGAAATGGTGTTATACGCGTTGCCCCTCATTATCTCCCGATTTAGATCCGGTAGAAATCGTGTGGAGCAATAGTGGCTCTTTAACGTGTGTACCTTCGCAGGACGCAGCTGAACCCCCTTCTAACTTTTctctaaacatatttttttcgcaaTCTTCAGTATTTTCAGATTTAACGAACTTCCCAACTTtcgacatttttgtttttataatttttttcaatacaatttaaaccaatcgaacaaacaaaatttgttggggcttgatttgattttaattatttgttacGATGTATTCActttaaattacattatctTAAACCCCCttgtttttaggcaaccaaatcAACGCATCAATTTACCTTTAGTACAGTATAATTACGCAGTGTATTGTAGGTGGCAAAGTGCACAGTCAACGACGATTTACGCATCatttataccgtgcgatcgaaaataaaaaaatcgagatagccatgattaatacacttcagttggcagcacgtaaaaatttaactgaaatgtcattacaatggtaattgtcattaattactgactattaaaatttgctattacaatatgttcactttagagcaacaaattttcattgtccaGTGTTTCTTTAGCAATAGAGAAAGGCTTggtcctattcgacacctcgagtttttgaggaatttcaacaaaagtttccggactttcaaggcacttaaccAACAATTTGCCCAGAAAGTCTACAAAtgcgtaaacatgtttttggaaacaggtAGTGTACTGCGCAAAAAAGGCAGTAGACGACCGACAAAAAGAtcagctgaaaatattgaagagggtGAACAAAGAATTATTGCAGAGACCTAACCTAAGAAACTAACCTATCATTTGGTACAGTTCAGCTTATTTaagatttgcacttttttctctaTCGTGTGTCTGTTGTGCACGAAATTACCCCTTGACAATAAGAGCCCCCACAACCGACAACAACCTCTCTGGATAATATTGATTGATCAACGATCGTTGGATCTTGgatcgatttataaacaagcGGCGTGCGCGTGCTCCGTGCTCACCGTTGACGTTAAATAAAAGtgcgggagttttaaatctcattgtttcattgcactagcTGAGAAATTCTTCTACAAATGACAGGTCACACAAaattctttatgaaaatcaagatttcaacattctcaaaatcactaacctaacttttaagactgacatctatctgttaattgaaatttcaaacgaattgccaactgaaatgttTGGTCAGCGCctactctattttttttttttttttatcacacgGTACTTGGTCCTGTTGGAACTGGAAATTGTTCAAATTTACTGATTGTGCTTGGTTGTTCCtttcaatatttgaaatttattaatctCTAGAATATTCTCCATTTTTGTGTAGAATCTATTCGACTATTCTAGAATACCAGTGATTCTTCTTTCAAGTGTCTAGAAGCCACCAGAACGTGGTGTAGAGAATATTTGAGTCATTTCTTCCTGCTTTTATAATTCCTTCTGTTCAAATAATTCTGAAAGTGTGCAAAAATGTTGAAGTTCCAGAATATGGAAATTCAATAATGTCCTTAGCAAGGAAGAGAGTGAAAAGAGAAAAAGTGAAAGTGAGGACATTGTAAGAAATTGGagtaaaatttggaaaaagtgAGGATTTTTCTTGATCTAAATAAAGCAACAGAAACAGAAGAGAGCTTTATTtggacaaataaaatagaaacaagAAGAGTTGATTGATCAAAAATGTCTTGTATGTCATGCAAAGAATTCAAAAACAAAGAGGAAATCTAAAAAACTCTCCCACAATGCATGTAAAAAATACAAGAAGAATAAAAAGAGTCCCACAGAGTAGTTGGCGGTAGTTGCCATATGGTCTTTGTAATGTGAAAATATAGATCATGACCCCCTTTATTCGTCTAATCAGCATTCACATCGATTATTACAAAAGCAAAAATTATGCAATTGATAACATCGTTTAGCACTTCGTCCTGACACGTACGTATGTCGCAATTTTTGTTCGCGAggcgataaaaatatttggacTTGCAAGACCCGACGAATTTTCTTCGATGACAAACTAACCCACAATGTCACCGAGTTTACCGCTTTGTTTATTGTTCTGTACCGGTCCGCCAAGGTAGTTTAGTCCATTTTTGGGTCGTTCAAAAACGGAAAAGCAAAGTTGCACCGAAAACTGTTAAGTAACCGACTCGGTGAACGTTTCGAAGCGACTTACTTCTCCTTGACATTTCCGATTGCTTTATGCACAACTCGCGAAAAGGTGTTCGATGCAGAAATATCGCCGTTCAATGACACCGACCGAAACTTTCGGTcgcaaaatttaaatcgacACCGATCACTTTCGCCGCGAAAAAAAATCCCCGAAAACTTTCTTCGCCTTTTAAATGAACGTCGACGATTTTTTTGCGGTTCTTTGAAGACCGCACAAGAAACGTCATCCGACTTGTCGTTTACGTCATAATGCGCTCGCATCATGGTATACCTAATCCAACATCTGGGCATCACTCAAATCGAAAATAGAATcatttttattgcattttaGTAGCGCGGAACAGGGGTCTGTGCACTTGCATTAAAACATCCGAAATAGAAATAAATGCAACAAAGTCGGGGAACCCTGGCGCTATTAATACTCGGACTCGGAAGGGTGCGACCGCGCACGTGTCACCGTCGCACGCGAGCGCGCACCTTTGCGATCGCAGCCCCTAAGAGTCACTCGAAGCGACTATAGCTTCACTCGAACGTTTACAATTGACGGTTGCAATTTGTCACGAGCCGATGAATCACTCGCGTTATCTGTGCACATTTACGATGCAATTTGTCCCGAAACAAAATATGAATCCTGAATTTTAGGTGTCACATCCGCACCTCGACACTCCTAGCCTTGAATCCGGAGACCTTTGCATTTGTGTACTATTTCGGGAGTGAAAGTCTCAGATGTGCGGTTCGTTTGTGAAAAAGGAGCGATCAAAAGGATTGCGTTTC of Tenebrio molitor chromosome 6, icTenMoli1.1, whole genome shotgun sequence contains these proteins:
- the Graf gene encoding rho GTPase-activating protein 26 isoform X7; this encodes MGVGLPPLEFTECMTDSPYFRENLHKHERELEKTNQQIKRIIKEVKDVLNTAKQLSSAQRSFAECLQVFTFECIGGAQTDDEQVICKSLSEFGKLIVSIEEERDRMLENVYSHVVKPLEDFRKKCIGGVKNEKKKFEKQTAKFCQCQERYLNLTTKKPNSLQEADASVDMAERHFFTASMEYVYLIQEVHERKKFEFVEALLTFLFGWLTFYHQGHEVAADFNPYRKDLQEKIQRTRANFDDYSNKLRKRMAEVQHLEKPVRKSKGCREGYLFLLEKSKSPRFGETNSRLSSLVSVAEAFGTTWTKHFCKYDKETKEFSMLPYNQLTSKTVSQPETMVLTSCVRRMSDSIDKRFCFDIQLDAKPGVAFTLQALSEQDRKAWMDIMDGKEPTYTAPGINKAQNSEERVLDDVGIQFVKKCIEVLENRGLEEQGMYRVVGVTSKVNKLLNMGLDRRKSDKLSSLDDPQEWETKTITSALKSYLRNLPEPLMTYKYHNGFIAAVKNETRQLRIHDVHTLVHRLPKTNFEVLKLLLKHLANVAAKSEKNLMTVSNLGVCFGPTLLRPEEETVASIMDLKFYNIVVEILIENYDKIFNSEPDKTLPSENTSPRNQPPGINYKHAGDHQVANYAPEGVDLYRNYNSNHSNHVGQPYMRPHMTCTVKAYYEEPVPANMCSSLYSVHESANGAYPHAMTRSEHLGPNFQQKIPQKSMQRFIPTVSSQSESNIPNLPSHSPTYFRPFNRIISVPNSTSSSNESVSSTSRDGNTYVTTPKKSERSNIYMAYPKGYKSPGDVEKFARAGMARGHAQRQDGAHTGELRRDLALTERLPLQDLHLFAARPL
- the Graf gene encoding rho GTPase-activating protein 26 isoform X6, translated to MGVGLPPLEFTECMTDSPYFRENLHKHERELEKTNQQIKRIIKEVKDVLNTAKQLSSAQRSFAECLQVFTFECIGGAQTDDEQVICKSLSEFGKLIVSIEEERDRMLENVYSHVVKPLEDFRKKCIGGVKNEKKKFEKQTAKFCQCQERYLNLTTKKPNSLQEADASVDMAERHFFTASMEYVYLIQEVHERKKFEFVEALLTFLFGWLTFYHQGHEVAADFNPYRKDLQEKIQRTRANFDDYSNKLRKRMAEVQHLEKPVRKSKGCREGYLFLLEKSKSPRFGETNSRLSSLVSVAEAFGTTWTKHFCKYDKETKEFSMLPYNQLTSKTVSQPETMVLTSCVRRMSDSIDKRFCFDIQLDAKPGVAFTLQALSEQDRKAWMDIMDGKEPTYTAPGINKAQNSEERVLDDVGIQFVKKCIEVLENRGLEEQGMYRVVGVTSKVNKLLNMGLDRRKSDKLSSLDDPQEWETKTITSALKSYLRNLPEPLMTYKYHNGFIAAVKNETRQLRIHDVHTLVHRLPKTNFEVLKLLLKHLANVAAKSEKNLMTVSNLGVCFGPTLLRPEEETVASIMDLKFYNIVVEILIENYDKIFNSEPDKTLPSENTSPRNQPPGINYKHAGDHQVANYAPEGVDLYRNYNSNHSNHVGQPYMRPHMTCTVKAYYEEPVPANMCSSLYSVHESANGAYPHAMTRSEHLGPNFQQKIPQKSMQRFIPTVSSQSESNIPNLPSHSPTYFRPFNRIISVPNSTSSSNESVSSTSRDGNTYVTTPKKSERSNIYMAYPKGYKSPGDVRVRTLYACLGEHDGELSFEPNQIITNVKNSQEPGWLEGTLNGKTGLIPENYVEILP
- the Graf gene encoding rho GTPase-activating protein 26 isoform X1, whose amino-acid sequence is MGVGLPPLEFTECMTDSPYFRENLHKHERELEKTNQQIKRIIKEVKDVLNTAKQLSSAQRSFAECLQVFTFECIGGAQTDDEQVICKSLSEFGKLIVSIEEERDRMLENVYSHVVKPLEDFRKKCIGGVKNEKKKFEKQTAKFCQCQERYLNLTTKKPNSLQEADASVDMAERHFFTASMEYVYLIQEVHERKKFEFVEALLTFLFGWLTFYHQGHEVAADFNPYRKDLQEKIQRTRANFDDYSNKLRKRMAEVQHLEKPVRKSKGCREGYLFLLEKSKSPRFGETNSRLSSLVSVAEAFGTTWTKHFCKYDKETKEFSMLPYNQLTSKTVSQPETMVLTSCVRRMSDSIDKRFCFDIQLDAKPGVAFTLQALSEQDRKAWMDIMDGKEPTYTAPGINKAQNSEERVLDDVGIQFVKKCIEVLENRGLEEQGMYRVVGVTSKVNKLLNMGLDRRKSDKLSSLDDPQEWETKTITSALKSYLRNLPEPLMTYKYHNGFIAAVKNETRQLRIHDVHTLVHRLPKTNFEVLKLLLKHLANVAAKSEKNLMTVSNLGVCFGPTLLRPEEETVASIMDLKFYNIVVEILIENYDKIFNSEPDKTLPSENTSPRNQPPGINYKHAGDHQVANYAPEGVDLYRNYNSNHSNHVGQPYMRPHMTCTVKAYYEEPVPANMCSSLYSVHESANGAYPHAMTRSEHLGPNFQQKIPQKSMQRFIPTVSSQSESNIPNLPSHSPTYFRPFNRIISVPNSTSSSNESVSSTSRDGNTYVTTPKKSERSNIYMAYPKGYKSPGDVTQLRKETNYLTASGRSSPSLTRVRRVRTLYACLGEHDGELSFEPNQIITNVKNSQEPGWLEGTLNGKTGLIPENYVEILP
- the Graf gene encoding rho GTPase-activating protein 26 isoform X11; this translates as MNANWRRPTSRSRGLSKKLKTSSTPPNLENVYSHVVKPLEDFRKKCIGGVKNEKKKFEKQTAKFCQCQERYLNLTTKKPNSLQEADASVDMAERHFFTASMEYVYLIQEVHERKKFEFVEALLTFLFGWLTFYHQGHEVAADFNPYRKDLQEKIQRTRANFDDYSNKLRKRMAEVQHLEKPVRKSKGCREGYLFLLEKKAFGTTWTKHFCKYDKETKEFSMLPYNQLTSKTVSQPETMVLTSCVRRMSDSIDKRFCFDIQLDAKPGVAFTLQALSEQDRKAWMDIMDGKEPTYTAPGINKAQNSEERVLDDVGIQFVKKCIEVLENRGLEEQGMYRVVGVTSKVNKLLNMGLDRRKSDKLSSLDDPQEWETKTITSALKSYLRNLPEPLMTYKYHNGFIAAVKNETRQLRIHDVHTLVHRLPKTNFEVLKLLLKHLANVAAKSEKNLMTVSNLGVCFGPTLLRPEEETVASIMDLKFYNIVVEILIENYDKIFNSEPDKTLPSENTSPRNQPPGINYKHAGDHQVANYAPEGVDLYRNYNSNHSNHVGQPYMRPHMTCTVKAYYEEPVPANMCSSLYSVHESANGAYPHAMTRSEHLGPNFQQKIPQKSMQRFIPTVSSQSESNIPNLPSHSPTYFRPFNRIISVPNSTSSSNESVSSTSRDGNTYVTTPKKSERSNIYMAYPKGYKSPGDVTQLRKETNYLTASGRSSPSLTRVRRVRTLYACLGEHDGELSFEPNQIITNVKNSQEPGWLEGTLNGKTGLIPENYVEILP
- the Graf gene encoding rho GTPase-activating protein 26 isoform X10 produces the protein MGVGLPPLEFTECMTDSPYFRENLHKHERELEKTNQQIKRIIKEVKDVLNTAKQLSSAQRSFAECLQVFTFECIGGAQTDDEQVICKSLSEFGKLIVSIEEERDRMADASVDMAERHFFTASMEYVYLIQEVHERKKFEFVEALLTFLFGWLTFYHQGHEVAADFNPYRKDLQEKIQRTRANFDDYSNKLRKRMAEVQHLEKPVRKSKGCREGYLFLLEKKAFGTTWTKHFCKYDKETKEFSMLPYNQLTSKTVSQPETMVLTSCVRRMSDSIDKRFCFDIQLDAKPGVAFTLQALSEQDRKAWMDIMDGKEPTYTAPGINKAQNSEERVLDDVGIQFVKKCIEVLENRGLEEQGMYRVVGVTSKVNKLLNMGLDRRKSDKLSSLDDPQEWETKTITSALKSYLRNLPEPLMTYKYHNGFIAAVKNETRQLRIHDVHTLVHRLPKTNFEVLKLLLKHLANVAAKSEKNLMTVSNLGVCFGPTLLRPEEETVASIMDLKFYNIVVEILIENYDKIFNSEPDKTLPSENTSPRNQPPGINYKHAGDHQVANYAPEGVDLYRNYNSNHSNHVGQPYMRPHMTCTVKAYYEEPVPANMCSSLYSVHESANGAYPHAMTRSEHLGPNFQQKIPQKSMQRFIPTVSSQSESNIPNLPSHSPTYFRPFNRIISVPNSTSSSNESVSSTSRDGNTYVTTPKKSERSNIYMAYPKGYKSPGDVTQLRKETNYLTASGRSSPSLTRVRRVRTLYACLGEHDGELSFEPNQIITNVKNSQEPGWLEGTLNGKTGLIPENYVEILP
- the Graf gene encoding rho GTPase-activating protein 26 isoform X5, with the protein product MGVGLPPLEFTECMTDSPYFRENLHKHERELEKTNQQIKRIIKEVKDVLNTAKQLSSAQRSFAECLQVFTFECIGGAQTDDEQVICKSLSEFGKLIVSIEEERDRMLENVYSHVVKPLEDFRKKCIGGVKNEKKKFEKQTAKFCQCQERYLNLTTKKPNSLQEADASVDMAERHFFTASMEYVYLIQEVHERKKFEFVEALLTFLFGWLTFYHQGHEVAADFNPYRKDLQEKIQRTRANFDDYSNKLRKRMAEVQHLEKPVRKSKGCREGYLFLLEKSKSPRFGETNSRLSSLVSVAEAFGTTWTKHFCKYDKETKEFSMLPYNQLTSKTVSQPETMVLTSCVRRMSDSIDKRFCFDIQLDAKPGVAFTLQALSEQDRKAWMDIMDGKEPTYTAPGINKAQNSEERVLDDVGIQFVKKCIEVLENRGLEEQGMYRVVGVTSKVNKLLNMGLDRRKSDKLSSLDDPQEWETKTITSALKSYLRNLPEPLMTYKYHNGFIAAVKNETRQLRIHDVHTLVHRLPKTNFEVLKLLLKHLANVAAKSEKNLMTVSNLGVCFGPTLLRPEEETVASIMDLKFYNIVVEILIENYDKIFNSEPDKTLPSENTSPRNQPPGINYKHAGDHQVANYAPEGVDLYRNYNSNHSNHVGQPYMRPHMTCTVKAYYEEPVPANMCSSLYSVHESANGAYPHAMTRSEHLGPNFQQKIPQKSMQRFIPTVSSQSEIPNSTSSSNESVSSTSRDGNTYVTTPKKSERSNIYMAYPKGYKSPGDVTQLRKETNYLTASGRSSPSLTRVRRVRTLYACLGEHDGELSFEPNQIITNVKNSQEPGWLEGTLNGKTGLIPENYVEILP
- the Graf gene encoding rho GTPase-activating protein 26 isoform X4, whose protein sequence is MGVGLPPLEFTECMTDSPYFRENLHKHERELEKTNQQIKRIIKEVKDVLNTAKQLSSAQRSFAECLQVFTFECIGGAQTDDEQVICKSLSEFGKLIVSIEEERDRMLENVYSHVVKPLEDFRKKCIGGVKNEKKKFEKQTAKFCQCQERYLNLTTKKPNSLQEADASVDMAERHFFTASMEYVYLIQEVHERKKFEFVEALLTFLFGWLTFYHQGHEVAADFNPYRKDLQEKIQRTRANFDDYSNKLRKRMAEVQHLEKPVRKSKGCREGYLFLLEKSKSPRFGETNSRLSSLVSVAEAFGTTWTKHFCKYDKETKEFSMLPYNQLTSKTVSQPETMVLTSCVRRMSDSIDKRFCFDIQLDAKPGVAFTLQALSEQDRKAWMDIMDGKEPTYTAPGINKAQNSEERVLDDVGIQFVKKCIEVLENRGLEEQGMYRVVGVTSKVNKLLNMGLDRRKSDKLSSLDDPQEWETKTITSALKSYLRNLPEPLMTYKYHNGFIAAVKNETRQLRIHDVHTLVHRLPKTNFEVLKLLLKHLANVAAKSEKNLMTVSNLGVCFGPTLLRPEEETVASIMDLKFYNIVVEILIENYDKIFNSEPDKTLPSENTSPRNQPPGINYKHAGDHQVANYAPEGVDLYRNYNSNHSNHVGQPYMRPHMTCTVKAYYEEPVPANMCSSLYSVHESANGAYPHAMTRSEHLGPNFQQKIPQKSMQRFIPTVSSQSEISVPNSTSSSNESVSSTSRDGNTYVTTPKKSERSNIYMAYPKGYKSPGDVTQLRKETNYLTASGRSSPSLTRVRRVRTLYACLGEHDGELSFEPNQIITNVKNSQEPGWLEGTLNGKTGLIPENYVEILP
- the Graf gene encoding rho GTPase-activating protein 26 isoform X2 translates to MGVGLPPLEFTECMTDSPYFRENLHKHERELEKTNQQIKRIIKEVKDVLNTAKQLSSAQRSFAECLQVFTFECIGGAQTDDEQVICKSLSEFGKLIVSIEEERDRMLENVYSHVVKPLEDFRKKCIGGVKNEKKKFEKQTAKFCQCQERYLNLTTKKPNSLQEADASVDMAERHFFTASMEYVYLIQEVHERKKFEFVEALLTFLFGWLTFYHQGHEVAADFNPYRKDLQEKIQRTRANFDDYSNKLRKRMAEVQHLEKPVRKSKGCREGYLFLLEKSKSPRFGETNSRLSSLVSVAEAFGTTWTKHFCKYDKETKEFSMLPYNQLTSKTVSQPETMVLTSCVRRMSDSIDKRFCFDIQLDAKPGVAFTLQALSEQDRKAWMDIMDGKEPTYTAPGINKAQNSEERVLDDVGIQFVKKCIEVLENRGLEEQGMYRVVGVTSKVNKLLNMGLDRRKSDKLSSLDDPQEWETKTITSALKSYLRNLPEPLMTYKYHNGFIAAVKNETRQLRIHDVHTLVHRLPKTNFEVLKLLLKHLANVAAKSEKNLMTVSNLGVCFGPTLLRPEEETVASIMDLKFYNIVVEILIENYDKIFNSEPDKTLPSENTSPRNQPPGINYKHAGDHQVANYAPEGVDLYRNYNSNHSNHVGQPYMRPHMTCTVKAYYEEPVPANMCSSLYSVHESANGAYPHAMTRSEHLGPNFQQKIPQKSMQRFIPTVSSQSESNIPNLPSHSPTYFRPFNRIIPNSTSSSNESVSSTSRDGNTYVTTPKKSERSNIYMAYPKGYKSPGDVTQLRKETNYLTASGRSSPSLTRVRRVRTLYACLGEHDGELSFEPNQIITNVKNSQEPGWLEGTLNGKTGLIPENYVEILP